The DNA region TTCGGCCGCTTCCTGGCCGTCACCCGGCTGCCCTTCGAGGCCGCATCCTGGGTGGCCGGACTGCCCATCCCGCCGGTGGTCATCATCATGGTCATCTGCCTGATCTACGTCGTCGGAGGCATGGTCATGGACGCCCTGGCCCTGCTCCTGGTGACGATCCCCATCTTCTTCCCCGTGGTCACGGCCATGGGCTACGACCCCGTCTGGTTCGGCGTGCTCATCACCGTTGTCACCACTCTCGGAGCCATCACTCCGCCTGTGGGCGTCAACCTCTTCATCGTCGCCTCCATGGCGCACGACGTCTCCATGACCGACGCCTTCAAGGGAGTCGCCTACTTCGTGGCCGCCTATGTCGTCTGCGTCGCGCTGCTGCTCATGGTTCCCGGCCTGGTCACATTCCTGCCGAGCCTGATGTAACGCAACCCCACAGCCGCAAGGCGGACTGCGCAACACGCAGAGCATTAGGACGGGAAGCCATTAAAACCGGGGCTTCCCGTCTTTTCTTTCCCCCAACGGCTTGATCCCGTCCCCCTTGCCAACGGGGCGGAGAAGCCCGTATAGAAATTAAATGTCCGCTTCCCTTGGCAAAAAAATCCTGAAATGGACCGTGTTGGTCACGCCCTGGGCGCTGGCCGCCATGCTGGCTGCGGGTTGGTGGCTGACGGTGTGGACGCCGGGATACCTGGAGCGGCTCATCCCCAAGCTGGCTGCGGACATGGGGCTGCGCCTCACGGAATTCCACGTGCGCGACGCGGGACTGTTCTCGGCCGACATCGGGCCGGTCCGGCTCGGAGACGGCGAAAACGGGCTGAGCCTGGCCAACGTGCACATCACCTACACTCCGGCCTCGCTGAAGATGGGCCGGGTGAACGAGGTCCGTCTGGACGGACTGCGGCTATCCTGCTCCTTTGACGGGGAACGGTTCCACATGCCGGCCCTCGACATGCTTCCCGAATCGGACGGCGGAACGCCGAAAGACGCCGCCCCGGCCATTCCCGGCCTGCCGCTGGACTCGCTGACCCTGCGCAACGCGGTCATGCGCTGCGTCGTCCTCGGCCGAACGGTTTCCGTTCCTCTTGAAGCCGAGATCACGCCCGGCGACACCGTGACGTTCCGGGCCGACCTGACGCCGCGCGATCAATCAATACATCTTGAAGGAGCCCTCGGGCCGACCCTGAACGACCTGACGCTCAAGCTGAAAGCGGACGCGCTGCGCGTGGAGGCGTTCGGCGATTTCCTGCCCGTTCCTGTGGCCGGAACCGCAGACCTCGCTGCCGAAGCCGAAATCGACCTGGCCGCTTCAGCCGACGCCGGGATCGGATTTTCCATGGCCCTGACCCGAAGCGATCTGCGCGCGCTCGGCGTGCGGCTGGCCGAAGACGCGACGGTCGAGGTCAAGGGGCGAATTAAGGAGAGGGAAATCCGATTTTCCGTAAGCCGCGTCGCCTTAGAAGCGCCCTATCCCGCCTCCCTCACCATTCCATCCGGCAGGCTGAACAAAAACGAACTGTTCGCGCAATTCTCCCTGGCCGGAGCCGGGGTGGAAATGGGCGGCAGGCTCGACATGACGCGCAAGGCGGACGGCGAAAAACTGTGGAACGTCTCCCTGACTGCCGCCAACCCTGACAGGCTGGTTGTGCAGGCCTCCGGCAGGGTTCTCACCCTCAACGGGTTCATCTTTTCCATGCAGGGCGAAGCCGGTCCGGATTCGGCGGACGTGGTGCTGGACTGCGCCACCCGCGGGACTGGGCTGGCCAACAGCGGATTCTCTTCCGGCTCCATGCGCATGACGCTGCCGCTCAAATGGCCCGCGCCCAAATCCAACAAGGCGGGGGCCATCACCCTCTCAAGGCTCGCCCTGGACAAACACAAACTCGGCGACGTCCGGGCGCAGGTACACCAGATGGGCACGGACCTGGCCTACGCAGGCACACTGCGCACCGACCTGCTTCCCGGTCTCCGGGTTCCCTTTTCCGGTCAATCGTCACTGATCGACAACGAATCGGACATAACCTTCAAGGTAGACGGCTACACGCTTCCCCGTGGATTCAGCCCGGCGGCCCTGTCGCCCGGACTCAAGGGCGTCGAGCTCGACGGAACCCTCCAGGCCGAAGGCGGCGTGTCCATGAGCCCGCGCGGCCTGGAAAGCCGGGCCAAGGCGTCCCTGACCGGCGGGAGGCTGACCCTGAGCGAGGGGAGCACGATGGTTGACGGCATAGAACTGACCTACTCCACCCCCGACCTGTTCACCCTGCGCAGCGCACCGGCCCAGACCCTGACCTTCGATTCGCTCAAGGCGGGCGACATCCTCCTGAAAAAGGGTAAAATCGTCTACCAACTGGAATCCATGGGTTCCATCCTGGTGGAAGAGGCCGGTTTCCGTTGGTGCGGAGGGCACGTGTCCAGCAAGGCTTTCCGTATCGTGCCGGAATCAAGGGAATACGGAATCACCCTGTTCTGCTCGGAGCTGAAGCTTTCCGAAATCCTGTCCCAGCTCGGCCTGGCCAAGGCCGAGGGCGAGGCGGCGCTGTCCGGCGAGTTGCCCGTGAGCTGGAAAAATGGGAAAATTTCGTTCAACAGCGGATTTTTGCACTCCACGCCCGGCGAGGGCGGGACCATCCGGGTGGAGGCCATGCAGGATTTAGTGGCCGCCATCCCCGAGGGCACGCCCGAACGCGGCCAGTTGGAACTGGCCCGGGAGGCGGTCCGGGATTACCAATACAAATGGGTGCGCATCAAGGCGGACACCGTGGGCGAAGACCTGCTGGTCCGGCTGTCCGTGGACGGCAAGCCCGCTTCCACCCTGCCCTTCGTCTACAAGCGTGAATTCGGCGGCTTCCTGCGGGTCACGGGCGATGTGAAGGGATCGAATTTCCAGGGCTTGCGCCTGGACGTCAATTTCAGCGTACCGTTGGACCGCATTTTGCTTTATAAAGACATCGCACGCATGATCGAATAGGAGAATGCCATGAAAGATTACGTAGCCGTGACGGCCTGCCTTCTGCTGCTGTCCGCCTGGGGCTGTTCGTCCAGCCACAAGGTGGAAGTGGCCCCGGTCGAGGTCAAGCCCATCCACATCACCATCGACGTGAACGTCCGGGTCGACCGGGCCCTGGACGATTTCTTCTCCGACATCGATGAAGCACCTGTTGAACCGGAGGCGACCAATGCGCAATAAGATCACTCTCGTCCTCACCCTTTGCCTGGCCTTGAGCCTGGCCGCGACCACGGTCCTGGCCGGGGATATCAAGGACCGCATCATAGCCCGCAAACCCGTCATCACCGCCCTGCTGGCCGACGGCATCGTGGGCGAAAACAACCAGGGCTTCCTCGCGTTCCGGGGACCGCAAAAACAGGCCGACGTTGTGGCCGCCGAGAACCGGGACCGCGCCGAGGCGTACGGCCTTATCGCCAAGAAGGCTGGGACCACCCCCGCGCTGGTGGGCCAACGCCGCGCGGCCAAGATCGCCCAGACCGCCCCTCGCGGCACCTGGCTGCAAAGCCCGGACGGCTCCTGGTACAAAAAATAACTCACCCTCCAGCCCCCGCCGAAGGCACTCAAAAAGTTTAGGAAAAGGAGGGGATGGAAGTTCGGGGGAAGGGAAGGGAAGAACCCTTTTCAAAGGGTTTTCCCTCCCCTTCCCCCGGCCGCCGGAGGCCCCCTCACCCCACATACCATGCCGGAAACACAATTCATCATCGTCACACAGGCCGAATCAGGCCAGAAGCTGTTGCAATTCCTCGAACGAAGGCTGACCGGCGACGTGCCGCGCTCGGCCATCCAGAAATGGATCAGGACGGGCCAGGTGCGCGTGGACAAGGGCCGCAAAAAGCCCTTCGACCGCATCGAGGCGGGACAGACCGTGCGCATTCCGCCATACTCACCGGGCGAAGGCAAAACCGTATCCGAAGCGGGCAGCCTGGTCATAGCCTATGAGGACGACGAGGTCCTGGCCGTGGCGAAGCCAGCCGGTCTGGCCGCCCACGGCGGCGACGGCGTGGAGGACTCGGTCACGGCAAGACTGCGGGCGATGTTCCGGGACGCGGATTTCATGCCCACCCTGGCGCACCGGCTGGACCGGGACACTTCCGGCCTGCTCCTGGCCGCCAAGAGCTACGGAACCCTGCGCGAGCTCAACGACCTCTTCGCATCCGGCGGCGTGGCCAAGGTCTATCTGGCCTGGGTGGACGGACGGTGGTGCGAGCCGGACGGCGCGCTGCTGGAGGATGTCATGGAGAAATCCGGCGCTCCGGGCAAGGAACGGGTACGCACGGGGACGGGCAAAACCGCGCTGGCGCGGGTCGCTGGGCTGTCCGTGAGCAAGGACCGCTCGCTGTTGGCCGTGCGGCTGCTCACCGGACGCACGCACCAGATCAGGGTGCAACTCGCCTCGCGCGGCTACCCGGTGGTCGGGGACAGGAAATACGGCCAGAGCAAATCCCGCACGTCCATGCGGCTGCACTGCTACGCCATGCGCGCCGGGGAACGGACACTCAGCCTGAAACCGGCCTGGTCGGGGGGATGGGAGCCGGACCGGGAATCGCTCGAAAAGGCGCTGGCGCAACTCTTCGACTGATCCCCCGGGCCTACCAGCTTATGGAAATATCCTCTTCGGCCCTGCGGTCGAACTCGGCCACCTCGTCCAGGTGCTCGGCCATGTACTCTTCCTCGGAGATCATGCCGTCGCACTCGCCTTCGTAGCGCGGACCGAACTTGACCGCGACCGCAACGCCGCAATCCAGGGAGACCACATAGGCCCGGACCAGCCTGCACAAGCGCGGCAGCCAGGAGGTATGCGGCGGATATGCCTTGATCCCGACGGCCATGCCTCCAAATCCCGCCCGATGAGGTCCTCGAACTCCTTGCGGACCATGCTGGAAACCAACACCGAGGTATCGTCCCCGGCGCGGTAGAGGTGCCCCTCGATGCTCGCGCCCATGAAGTCGCGGCGGACCCGCTTGTCGTACTTGAGCGCGTCGCCCAGGGTGACGGTCACGGCGTTCCCGGTTTCCGGCCGGGAATAGGTGATGACGTTGCCCTTGCGCTCCTCGGTGAACGGCCCCCTGGCGGCGCAACCGACCATAAGGAACATGGCGAGCAGGAGGGTGCCGGGCAAAATGATGCGTTTCATGATCTTCTCCTATTTCCAGCCGATGACTTCATAGCCTTTTTCGCGCAGGCAGCGATCGACGAAATTCTTGTGGATCGCAGCGGGATCGCCGGACTTGAACCCTTCGTTGACCGCGCTTCCGGCGGCTGCCGCGCCACCCGTGGCGGCGGCCGCGAGGCCCACATCATTGCCCATGATGGCGGCGAACACCGCTCCGGCGGCCGCGCCGATGGCTGCGGATTTCCCCACATTTCCGGCGGCGGCTCCAGTGTCGGACGCATTGGCCCCGGCCGCCTCGGCCTTCATGACGCAATCGTCGATGTCGGCCTGGGCGACCTGCATCCCCACCTCGTCCAGATGCGCATTGGGATAGAGCACAGGCCGCTTCGGCCCGCACCCGGCAAGCAGCATCCCGGACAACACCGCAATCAGCAGAATTCCTTTCATATCGCAACCTCCGGAAAACAATATAAGCAGTATGATAAAATATGGAGCCTGGGTCAATGGCGGGAGCGTTCCGGAGCGGTTGCTTCCGGTCCGCAAAATCGGTATATAGAGAATATCTAGAAAATCTCAGGGGGAATCCCATGCACCGCGTAAATACTGTCCTCTCGCTTCTCATGCTGCTGGCCGTGGGCCTGTTCGCCAACGGCTGTGCGGTCTATGACGTGGCCGTGGAGGAACGCAATGTCGGCGAATACGCCAACGATGAAAAAATTGCCTTCCTCATCGAAAAGGAATTCCTTGCGGACGATCTCGTCAAATACATGGACTTCGACGCGTCCAGCTACGAGGGTCTGGTCTACGTCGTGGGCGAATACGAATCCCGCGCGCAGGTGGACCGGGCCGTCCAGATCGCCAAGTCCGTGGATGGCGTGCGCTCCGTCACCACATACCTGCTGCCCAAGAAGGCCGACGATTCCTGCGGCACCACCGACAACCTGCAACTCTACGCCAACGTCAAGAACCTGCTCGTGCAGGACAAGAACATCTGGTCCACCAACGTGGAGATCAAAACCGTACAGTGCAACGTGGTCCTGCTCGGCATAGTCGGCTCGACCGCCGAACGGGACAAGATCATCGATTACGCCAAGTCCGTGCCCGAAGCGCGCTCGGTCAAATCCTTCCTGCGGATCAAACGCAAACCGTAGGCAACGGATGAAGGCGCGCCGGGGAATCATACGTATTGCGCCGCCGCTCGCCATTGCGGCCTGCGCGCTATTGCTCTGCGCCTGCGCCGGGACCGTCCCCCCGCCGGTCCAGCCCGACGCCATGGTTCCAGGCGCGACCGCCTCGCCCAAAGCGGAAAAGATCATCCGCACGGCCCGGTCGCTCATCGGCGCTCCCTACAAATGGGGAGGCTATTCGCCCCAAACCGGCTTCGACTGCTCGGGATTCATCTGGTACGTCTACCACAGCAACGGGGTGAACCTGCCGCGCATGTCCTGGCAGCAACTCGGAGCCGGAGACCCTGTCGCGCGCAGGGACATCCGGCCCGGCGACCTGGTGTTCCATCAGGTGGACAAGGGCGGCAAATCCCTGCACGTAGGGGTCGTCACCGACCGGGGCACCTTTGTGCACTCCCCCAGCTCCGGCAAACGGGTCATGGAATCGAATATAAACTCGCCCTTCTGGGCCGAGCATTATCTGGGCGCACGGCGCGTGCTTTAGCCGTCTTCGGGCGGATTCTTCCCTTTTTTCCGACGCAAAACCGTATCGCGGACCGAGCGAACGCCCTTTTCCACGGACTTGCCCGTGGAGCGCAGAGCGCCCTTGGCCGAACCGGCCACGCCGCCCACGCCTTTTCCAACCTTGCCGACAGCACGCCCGGCCACTCCGGCCGCGTCCCGGGCCTTGCGCGCCGAGCCCTTGACGGCTCCAACGCATTTGCCCACGGCCCGGTCTACGCCGTCCACCACGGAACGGGTGGTGTCCGTGACACCGCGCCCAACGTTCTTCGCCCCGTCGCCCACGGCTCCGGCGGCCCCTGAGACCGTCCGGCCGACCGAACCGGCCGCACCCGTCACCGACTTGCCGACGCTGGAGAACGCCTTCCTGGTCCCGCCAGCGACCGCCTTGGTGGACCCCTTGACCAGCAGCTTGGTCACCTGGGTCACGGTCTCGCCCGAAATGGACATGAACATGCGCGCCGCCTCCAGAGTGGCGGAACGGCGCATGGCTCCGCGCCGGGCCAGGTCAAGACTCATGTAGTTGCGGGCCACGATGCCGCAACGCATGGCCAGCAGCGCGTTGGTGGAACCGCTCAGGATGGAGCTGGTCACGGTCCCGGCCACGGCCTCGGCTCCGGGCATGGCCCCCAGGGCGGACCCGGCCACCAGCGGCCCCATCAATTCGTGGACGTATTCCTCGATGCCGAACTCCTCGATGGACCCGGCCAGAAACGACGTCACCGCGATATTCACATACAGGTTGACCAGCTCCCGATAATGGGGCCGCTGGGCATAAAGCTTGGATATGCGCCAGGCCAGGCGTGAAATGAGAAAAAGCACCACCAGGGCGTCCAGACGCCCGTTCTGGGACACCGCCGAACCGATGAACACCCGCTTGGCCGTGGAACGAATTTCGTCGTCCGCCTTCTGCCTGAGGACGGTCAGCCCGGCTTCAAGGTCTTCCTCATCGCGTACGGCCACGCCTTCGTTCTTGAGGATGCGGTTCCTGGACAACCTTTTCACCAACTCGCGGCGAAAGCGTTCCATCTCCTCGGGCGTGGGGTCGGCATGAACCAGAAGCGGCCGGGGGCGGACCAGCAACAGGGAGGCCCACCACCCCAGAGAGCCGAGCACCGCGGCCAAGAGAATCCAGAAGACCCAGGGGGCCAGGGCCGGGTCGATACGCCCGGCGAAATCGGCAAGTCCGGATATGCAGTCGTACAGAAAGGCGAGAAACGCCCCCAGAACGATGATCCCGGCGATGGTCAGGAAGTTCTTCATCTGTTTCGACATGGGTTCCTCCATGCACAAGATACGTCCCGCGGGGCGAAAGGCAAGAGGATGCGGAAAAGGCCGTCCCGGACGGGGCGGCCTCGCGGGTCGGGTGAAAGGCCGTTTATTTCTTCGGGGCCAACGGCTTGTAGTACATGCCGATCTTGATGCGGTCCGTGACGAACTGGCTCTTGAGCTTGACCCTCAGGTCATCGGTTTCCCAACGGTACTCGTCCCAGCCGTCGACCTTCTTGTGATCGGGCAGCCCGTAGGACTCCATGAGGGTGGCCACCACCTGCTTCACGTCCTGGGCCTTGGCGATCTCCACCAGCACGGTATAGAGCCTGCCTTCCAGGAATCCGTAAGTGACGTTCGCGCCCTGGATGCGGAACACACCGCACGGCTCGACCTTGTTCACGCGGTAATACTTCACCCCGTCGGCGGTGTGAGAATACGTGATCTCCTCGACGGCGGAAATGGGCTCGCCCCAGGGGATGGCTCCGCAATCCTCGACGGTCCGGGCTTGTTCAGCGGCCAGGACGGCGGAGGTCATGCACACCATCAGCATCAGGACGAAAAGGGATACGCGGGTCTTCAAGGCCGACTCCTTGTTCATGGTTCCATTACAGTAAATTATATATGCTTTCCGAAAAACGGGGCGTCTGTCAACCGTTGGTTTTAGTGCCCTTGTAGGTAAACGCCTTCTTGTCCATGGTGTAGTAGCTCCCCCGATCGATGCCCACGGCGCGGCCGCAGGGGCAGAACACCTTGCCCTCCCGTTCCTCCATGTTCCAGACCTTGTGGATGCGGTCCTTATGGCAACGGTGCACCTCGCCCGGCCCTATCTTGAAATACTTCCAAAGCTTGCGGCGGCAATCCGCGCACTTGAGAATGAGCATGGCTAGACCCTGTTGAAGTGGACAGTCTCCACTTCGGGGAAATCCTCCAGCGACTTGGCAATGCCCGCCCTGAGGAAGGAGTCCACCCAGCGGAAGATATTGTTGCGGCGAATCTGCTCGCGAAGCTTGGACATATGCGCCTTGCACTCCTCCCTGGGCCAGAACAGGACGCGGTGCAACGCCTTGGCGATGCCTTCCACATCGTAAGGATTGACCAGATAGGCGTGCCGCTGAAGCTGGGCGGCGGCCCCTGCGAATTCGCTCAGGACCAGCACCCCGTTCCCCTTGTTGTTGCAGGCGCAGTACTCCTTGGCCACCAGGTTCATGCCGTCGCGCAACGGTGTCACCAGAGCCACATCCGCGGCCGCGTAATAGGCCACCAGTTCGTCGTGGGGCAGGCTCCTGTAATGATAGTGCACGGGCACCCACCCGGGAAAGGAGAACTCGCCGTTGACCCGTCCCACCAACTGTTCGATCTCGGTTCTCAGCTCCTTGTATTCGTCCACCTCCTCGCGGCTCGGCACCGCAATCTGGACGAAATTCACCTTGCCCATGAGATCGGGATAACGGCGCAAGAGGGTCTGGATGGACCGGATACGCTCGGGGATGCCCTTGGTGTAGTCCATGCGGTCCACGCCGAGAATAATCTTGCGATGCCGCAACGCCTCCTTGAGATCGAAGACCTGCCGGGCCACGTCGGGACGCGCGGCCATCTCCGAAAATTGGGCATAGTCGATGGAGATGGGAAAGGCTCCGGCCCGGAACGAGCGGTTGCTCATGTTGACGGTCACCACCGCGCCCCGCCCCTCGACCCTCGCCTCGGGCATAAGCCGATGCAGGCAGGCGGCGAAGTTACGCCTGTCCTGAATCGTCTGGAAACCCACCAGATCGAACTCGGTCAGGGCCTGGATCAGCTTGGCGCGCCAGGGCAACTTCATGAAGATGTCCGGCGGGGGAAAGGGGATATGCAGGAAAAAACCGATGTTGCGCCTGACGCCCATGGACTTGAGGAAAAAAGCCTGGTGCATGAGGTGGTAGTCCTGAATCCAGATGTAGTCGTCGGCCGACGACCGCCGGGCCACGACCTCGGCGAACTTGAAATTCACATCCAGGTAGGTCCGCCAGTAACGGGGGTGGAATCGGCAGAGACTCTGCAAATCATGAAACAGCGGCCAGATGATCTCGTTGGAGAAACCGTCATAGTAGCCCCGCACCTCCTCCTGGGTCAGGGGCACAGTGCACAACTCGTAGCCAGCCTCCTCCGTGAATTCGGAGAAAAGCTCCTCCATGTCCGCCTCGGGCTCCGCCGCCCCGGACCAGCCTATCCACATGCCGCCCCGGTTCTTGAGCACCGGAGCCATGGCCGTGACAAGCCCTCCCGACCCCTGCTTGAGCTTCCAGCCGTCCGCCTCCTTGCTGAGGGCGACGGGAAGGCGATTGGAGACCACCACCAGCCGTTGCTGTGAGGATTCCATGTCGTATCAGCTCCCGTTTACCATGTTTATTTGATTTTTCTATCTTCGCATTGTTACTCCGCTTCGGTCAGGATTTCAACCGAACCGCCGGACGACCCGGAAAAATATCCGCCGTGGCTGTTGACACCGTGCGCCGCGTACTTATCTCTTGGCCCAGTCGAAACACACGCCGCCAAGCTTGCGGTGAAGACATCATAAGGAGACTTTTCATGGGTTTGAAACCGCTTAATGACCGTGTCATCGTCCAGAGGAAGGAAGAAGAGGAAAAGACCGCCGGGGGCATCTACATCCCGGATTCCGCCAAGGAAAAACCCCAGAACGGCATCGTCATCGCCGCCGGTCCCGAGTGCAAGACCGTCAAGGACGGCGACATCGTCCTGTTCGCCAAGTACGCGGGCAGCGAGTTCAAGATGGATGGCGACGATCTCATCATCATGCGTGAAGACGACATCCTCGGCGTGTTTGCCTAAATCCGTTCACCGCGTCTCGGCGGAGGATCTGAACCGGCGCGGGAAGACCGCCATCCGACATTGATCCTCCCCGCCCCCTGACGCGGGTCCATCCGGACGGCCGGACCGACAACAACAACTTCTGACACTCACATTTCATAGGGATTCTGAACAATGGCAAAAGCAATCGATTACAAAGCCGTCGCCCGCGAAGGTATGCAGCGCGGCGTCAATATCCTGGCCGACGCGGTCAAGGTCACTCTCGGCCCCAAAGGCCGCAACGTCATGATTGAAAAGACCTGGGGCGCTCCTCAGGTGACCAAGGACGGCGTGACCGTGGCCGAAAAGATCGACCTTGAGGGCAAGCTCGAAAACATGGGCGCCCAGATGGTCAAGGAAGTGGCCAAGAAGACCAACGATATCGCAGGCGACGGCACCACCACCGCCACCGTCCTCGCACAGTCCGTCTTCAACGAAGGCGTCAAGCTCCTGGCCGCCGGCCGCAACCCCATGTCCCTCAAGCGCGGCATCGACGCCGCCGTGGCCGCAATTGTCGAGGAACTGGACAAGATGGCCAAGCCCATCAAGAAGACCTCCGAAATCGCCCAGGTCGGCACCATCTCCGCCAACAACGACGCCACCATCGGCGAAATCCTGGCCGAGGCCGTGGACAAGGTCGGCGACAACGGCGTCATCACCGTTGAGGAATCCCAGGGCCTGACCACCGAGCTGGACGTCGTCGAAGGCATGCAGTGGGACAACGGCTACCTGTCCCCCTACTTCGTCAACAACCAGGATGAACAGACCGTCACCTTCGAGAATCCGTTCATCCTCCTGGCCGAGAACAAAATCTCCAACATCAAGCCGCTGGTGCCCATCCTCGAAGCCGTGGCCAAGGCCAACCGGCCCCTGCTCATCGTGGCCGAGACCGTCGAGAACGACGCCCTGGCCGGTCTGACCATCAACGCCATGCGCGGCGCCCTCAAGGTCTGCGCCGTCAAGGCCCCGGGCTTCGGCGACCGCCGCAAGGAAATGATCCGCGATATCGCCATCATGACCGGCGCCACCCCGGTTTCCGAAGACACCGCCGTGACCCTGGAATCCATCCGTCCCGAACACTTCGGCACCGCCCACAAGGTCGTGGTCGGCAAGAAGAACACCATCATCGTGGACGGCGCAGGCGAAAAGGAAGCCATCAAGAACCGCTGCGACGAGATCGCCAACATGGCCAAGAACGCCACCAGCGACTACGACCGTGAAAAGCTCCAGGAACG from Desulfovibrio sp. Fe33 includes:
- a CDS encoding intermembrane phospholipid transport protein YdbH family protein — protein: MSASLGKKILKWTVLVTPWALAAMLAAGWWLTVWTPGYLERLIPKLAADMGLRLTEFHVRDAGLFSADIGPVRLGDGENGLSLANVHITYTPASLKMGRVNEVRLDGLRLSCSFDGERFHMPALDMLPESDGGTPKDAAPAIPGLPLDSLTLRNAVMRCVVLGRTVSVPLEAEITPGDTVTFRADLTPRDQSIHLEGALGPTLNDLTLKLKADALRVEAFGDFLPVPVAGTADLAAEAEIDLAASADAGIGFSMALTRSDLRALGVRLAEDATVEVKGRIKEREIRFSVSRVALEAPYPASLTIPSGRLNKNELFAQFSLAGAGVEMGGRLDMTRKADGEKLWNVSLTAANPDRLVVQASGRVLTLNGFIFSMQGEAGPDSADVVLDCATRGTGLANSGFSSGSMRMTLPLKWPAPKSNKAGAITLSRLALDKHKLGDVRAQVHQMGTDLAYAGTLRTDLLPGLRVPFSGQSSLIDNESDITFKVDGYTLPRGFSPAALSPGLKGVELDGTLQAEGGVSMSPRGLESRAKASLTGGRLTLSEGSTMVDGIELTYSTPDLFTLRSAPAQTLTFDSLKAGDILLKKGKIVYQLESMGSILVEEAGFRWCGGHVSSKAFRIVPESREYGITLFCSELKLSEILSQLGLAKAEGEAALSGELPVSWKNGKISFNSGFLHSTPGEGGTIRVEAMQDLVAAIPEGTPERGQLELAREAVRDYQYKWVRIKADTVGEDLLVRLSVDGKPASTLPFVYKREFGGFLRVTGDVKGSNFQGLRLDVNFSVPLDRILLYKDIARMIE
- a CDS encoding YdbL family protein codes for the protein MRNKITLVLTLCLALSLAATTVLAGDIKDRIIARKPVITALLADGIVGENNQGFLAFRGPQKQADVVAAENRDRAEAYGLIAKKAGTTPALVGQRRAAKIAQTAPRGTWLQSPDGSWYKK
- a CDS encoding pseudouridine synthase produces the protein MPETQFIIVTQAESGQKLLQFLERRLTGDVPRSAIQKWIRTGQVRVDKGRKKPFDRIEAGQTVRIPPYSPGEGKTVSEAGSLVIAYEDDEVLAVAKPAGLAAHGGDGVEDSVTARLRAMFRDADFMPTLAHRLDRDTSGLLLAAKSYGTLRELNDLFASGGVAKVYLAWVDGRWCEPDGALLEDVMEKSGAPGKERVRTGTGKTALARVAGLSVSKDRSLLAVRLLTGRTHQIRVQLASRGYPVVGDRKYGQSKSRTSMRLHCYAMRAGERTLSLKPAWSGGWEPDRESLEKALAQLFD
- a CDS encoding BON domain-containing protein → MHRVNTVLSLLMLLAVGLFANGCAVYDVAVEERNVGEYANDEKIAFLIEKEFLADDLVKYMDFDASSYEGLVYVVGEYESRAQVDRAVQIAKSVDGVRSVTTYLLPKKADDSCGTTDNLQLYANVKNLLVQDKNIWSTNVEIKTVQCNVVLLGIVGSTAERDKIIDYAKSVPEARSVKSFLRIKRKP
- a CDS encoding C40 family peptidase; protein product: MLCACAGTVPPPVQPDAMVPGATASPKAEKIIRTARSLIGAPYKWGGYSPQTGFDCSGFIWYVYHSNGVNLPRMSWQQLGAGDPVARRDIRPGDLVFHQVDKGGKSLHVGVVTDRGTFVHSPSSGKRVMESNINSPFWAEHYLGARRVL
- a CDS encoding alpha,alpha-trehalose-phosphate synthase (UDP-forming); protein product: MESSQQRLVVVSNRLPVALSKEADGWKLKQGSGGLVTAMAPVLKNRGGMWIGWSGAAEPEADMEELFSEFTEEAGYELCTVPLTQEEVRGYYDGFSNEIIWPLFHDLQSLCRFHPRYWRTYLDVNFKFAEVVARRSSADDYIWIQDYHLMHQAFFLKSMGVRRNIGFFLHIPFPPPDIFMKLPWRAKLIQALTEFDLVGFQTIQDRRNFAACLHRLMPEARVEGRGAVVTVNMSNRSFRAGAFPISIDYAQFSEMAARPDVARQVFDLKEALRHRKIILGVDRMDYTKGIPERIRSIQTLLRRYPDLMGKVNFVQIAVPSREEVDEYKELRTEIEQLVGRVNGEFSFPGWVPVHYHYRSLPHDELVAYYAAADVALVTPLRDGMNLVAKEYCACNNKGNGVLVLSEFAGAAAQLQRHAYLVNPYDVEGIAKALHRVLFWPREECKAHMSKLREQIRRNNIFRWVDSFLRAGIAKSLEDFPEVETVHFNRV
- a CDS encoding co-chaperone GroES, coding for MGLKPLNDRVIVQRKEEEEKTAGGIYIPDSAKEKPQNGIVIAAGPECKTVKDGDIVLFAKYAGSEFKMDGDDLIIMREDDILGVFA
- the groL gene encoding chaperonin GroEL (60 kDa chaperone family; promotes refolding of misfolded polypeptides especially under stressful conditions; forms two stacked rings of heptamers to form a barrel-shaped 14mer; ends can be capped by GroES; misfolded proteins enter the barrel where they are refolded when GroES binds), giving the protein MAKAIDYKAVAREGMQRGVNILADAVKVTLGPKGRNVMIEKTWGAPQVTKDGVTVAEKIDLEGKLENMGAQMVKEVAKKTNDIAGDGTTTATVLAQSVFNEGVKLLAAGRNPMSLKRGIDAAVAAIVEELDKMAKPIKKTSEIAQVGTISANNDATIGEILAEAVDKVGDNGVITVEESQGLTTELDVVEGMQWDNGYLSPYFVNNQDEQTVTFENPFILLAENKISNIKPLVPILEAVAKANRPLLIVAETVENDALAGLTINAMRGALKVCAVKAPGFGDRRKEMIRDIAIMTGATPVSEDTAVTLESIRPEHFGTAHKVVVGKKNTIIVDGAGEKEAIKNRCDEIANMAKNATSDYDREKLQERLAKMVGGVAVVKVGAATEIEMKERKDRVDDALNATRAAVDEGIVPGGGTALVRAGKVLKTLKLDDDTEQAGIELIARAIEEPLKQIANNCGLEGSVIVEKVKELKGNNGFNAATGEYTNLVAAGVIDPKKVTRIALQNAASVASMLLTTECAISEFVADED